From a region of the Vibrio orientalis CIP 102891 = ATCC 33934 genome:
- a CDS encoding DUF3820 family protein, with the protein MLEKENLIKLARMQMPFGKYAGRVLIDLPEEYLLWFDKKGFPEGELGDLLKLCLALKIEGLDTVVKPLKRM; encoded by the coding sequence ATGCTAGAAAAAGAGAACCTAATCAAGCTGGCAAGAATGCAAATGCCCTTTGGTAAATACGCAGGAAGAGTACTCATTGACCTGCCGGAAGAGTATTTACTGTGGTTCGATAAGAAAGGTTTCCCAGAAGGGGAGCTAGGTGATTTGTTGAAGCTTTGTCTAGCGTTAAAGATTGAAGGGCTTGATACCGTTGTTAAGCCTTTAAAGCGAATGTAG
- a CDS encoding helix-turn-helix domain-containing protein, producing MEFSEKDREVLYQTWMSQKSKMRLTQMEFAKKLGMNQLAFSQVLRGEAELTMPFVTKFCRLLQLEPNNVVPSLKESHNSGAPKVVYLQSRMTVDGEIQNAYIEGNQVVVEYAHHVQSS from the coding sequence ATGGAATTTTCTGAAAAGGATAGAGAGGTACTCTATCAAACTTGGATGTCGCAAAAGTCGAAAATGCGCCTTACCCAAATGGAATTTGCGAAGAAACTAGGTATGAATCAACTGGCTTTTTCTCAAGTCTTGCGAGGCGAGGCTGAACTCACAATGCCATTTGTCACCAAATTCTGTCGCTTACTGCAGTTAGAGCCAAATAATGTTGTCCCTTCCCTTAAAGAAAGCCATAACAGTGGCGCACCAAAGGTCGTTTACTTACAAAGCCGAATGACGGTTGATGGTGAAATCCAAAATGCCTATATAGAAGGCAATCAGGTCGTGGTGGAATACGCGCATCACGTCCAATCTTCTTAA